In the genome of Deltaproteobacteria bacterium, the window GGACTTCATCAAGGCCATGGGCAAGCAGAACGAGGAATTCATCATGATCCTCGATATCGCCAAGGTCTTTTCCGCCCAGGAACTGTCATTGATCCACGACCCCGAGATGGCCGAGCCCAATTGATTCAGGGCGCCGTCAAGGCGCCACCAGCCCAAGGATTCACGACCGCATGCCCCACGCCACCGACACGCCCTCCGACCCACGCCAGGCCCTGAACCGCTGCGCCGGCCTGCTCGACCCGCTCCTGCCGCGACTGGCCAGGGTCATCAAGGACCGGGAAGAGGATTTCCTTGGTCTGGGCGCCGGTATTTTCCAGATCAACGCGGCCATCGGACGCTTTTCCACCGAGGCCTCGGGCTTGGCCACGTCCGTTGGCGCGGGCGGAGTCGGGCGGGCACTGACCGAATTGGGCGCGGAGTCCGCCCAGGCCCGGGAGATCTTTTCCTCGGTGACCATGGATGGAAACCTGGAAGGCATGGACCAGGCCCTGGTGCTGATCAAGGAACTGGACCAGGCCATGGGTGAATTCCATCGTCTGGTCAAAACGCTCAAGGTTCTTGGAATCACAACCCGCATCGAAAGCGCGCGTCTGGGGTCCGCCGGTCAGGGATTCACCACCCTGGCCGACGACGTCGAAAGCCTGGCCGCCAAAATCGTGCACTACGCCGAAACCATCCGTGGCCATTCCCGCCTGCTCCTGACCCAGGTCGGCACGGCCCAGGCCCAGACCGTGACGCACATGCGCGGCCACGCCCAGACCGTGCGGACCATGTTCGACAACCTGTTCGCCAGCATCTCCGAGCTCGAAGCCATGCGCGGCCGGTCCGCGAACCTCGTGGACGAACTGGCCCAGGGCTCGCGCCTAGTGGCCGAAAGCATGGGGCAGATCATTGCCTCGATGCAGTTCCACGACATCACCCGCCAGCAGGTCGAGCACGTCGAGGAAATCCTGGCCCAGGCCGTGCGCGAAATCCAGGATCTGGACGAATCCACCGACCCGCGCGGGCTGGCCTCCTGGGTCCGCGACGTGCTCCGCCTCCAGGCCCCGCAACTGCGTCAGGCGCGGGACATGTTCCACAACGCCGTGACCGGGCTCATGGCCAGCATGTCCATCATCGGGCAAAAAATCGAAGCCCTGGAAGATCGGATCACGGCCCTGGCCTATGGCGCCGACGACCAGGGACAAAGCATTCTGGACACCATCCGGGCCAACATCGCCCAGGTCATCGAAGCCATGCGCCAGGCCGGCGACCAAGCCTCGAGCACGGGCGCCATCATGGCCGAGGTGGCCGGGACCGTGTCCCAGGTGGCGGCCTTCGTGGCCGACATCGAGGAAGTGGGCGCCGAAATCGAACTCATCGCCATCAACGCCAGCGTCAAGGCGGCCCACACCGGCGACCAGGGACGGGCCCTGGGTGTCCTGGCCGTGGCCATCCAGCGTCTGTCCGTCGATGCCCGTCAGCACACGGCCATCGTCACCGAAAAGCTGACCGCCATTTCCCGCGCCGCCTCCCGTTTGAACGATCTGGCCCAATCGGCCGATGTCGGGGATTTGGTCGCCGAGCTCAACGACAAATTTTCCGGCCTGCTCGATGCCCTGGCCGGGCTGGACTCGGACATGAAAAACGGCGTCCTGCGCCTGTCGGAAATGACCGGAAGCCTGACCACCCAGATCCGCGAGGCGACCGGTTCCATCCATGTGCATACCCTGGTTGGCGAGGAACTGGATGCCCTGGAGGCCGAAATCGCGGCCATGGGCGAGCACTTCACCGCCTTCAAGGACGAACTGGACGCGGCCAGCCAGCCCGAAAAGCTCAAGGAGCAATTAAGCCGCTACACCATGGACAGCGAGCGGCTGGTCCATCTGGCCGTGATCGGGCATGAATCCGGGACCGAAGACGCTGTCCAGGGCGACGACGTGGAACTCTTTGACGACGTGGAACTTTTCGACGACAACATTGAACTTTTCGACGGCGTGGAGCTTTTTGACGAAACCCCGCCGCCGACAGCGCCAACTCCGCCCGTAACCGAAACTCCCGCCCAGACCGCGGCGGTTGAAGTCGAGGAAGATCTGGGCGATAACGTGGAACTATTCTGACCTATTCGGAGATCCGCATGTTCACCTGCACCCATGGTGGCACCGAAGCCGCACCGATCATCACCCTGGCCAATGACCTGACCCTGGAACATTGCCGGGAAATCCACGCGGAGCTTAAGCGTGCTTTTCCCGCGCGGGAACTCCGTCTCGACCTTTCGGCCTCGGAGAAATCGGACGCGTCCTTTCTCCAGCTTCTCCATGCCCTGATCCGGCACGCCGGCGCCACCCAGACCCGGCTACTCCTCATCGCCCCCCTGCCCGACCATCTGGTGTCGCTGGCGGCGACGGTCGGGGCGTCCGGCCTGATCAAGGACATCTCCACCCATATCGAGGAACCCCAATGAGCAAGATAATCATGACCGTCGATGATTCCGCCAGCGTCCGCCAGATGGTCTGCCTGACCCTGAAGGACGCGGGCTACACGATCATCGAGGCCTGCGACGGCAAGGACGCCCTCGCCAAGCTGACCGGTCCCGTGGATATGATCGTGACCGACCTGAACATGCCCAACATGGACGGCATCGAGCTGATCCGTTCCGTCCGGGGCATGGCCCCGTACAAATTCGTGCCCATCATCATGCTGACCACCGAATCCCAGGCCAACAAAAAAGAGGAAGGCAAGGCCGCTGGCGCCACGGGCTGGATCGTCAAACCCTTCAAGCCGGAACAACTCCTGGCCGTGGCCAAGAAACTCCTGCGCTAACACCTCCAGCCCAAGGATCATCCATGTCCCGCGAAGAACAAAACCGACTGGCGTTCAAGGAAGAAGCCCTGGAGCTCCTGGGAGAACTGGAATCTTCCCTGCTGGAACTGGAAACCGATCCCCACGACGACGAGATCATCAACCGGGTCTTCCGGGCCATGCACACCATCAAGGGCTCCGGGGCCATGTTCGGTTTCGAGGACATCGCCACCTTCACCCACGAGGTGGAAACCGTGTTCGACCTGGTCCGCAACGGCCAAATGACCGTGTCCAAGGAACTGCTGGACCTGACCCTGCTGGCCCGGGACCACATCCTGGCCATGCTCGAAGGCCAGGACGAGCATCTGGGCGAGCAGGCCGAGCGGGTCATCACGGGCCTTAAAATCCTGTGCCCGCGTCTGGAGGAAACCGCGCCCGCGCGGTCTTCCGAAGACCGGGAACAACCTTCCGACACCGACGCGCCCTGCCCGAGCACATGGCGGGTACGCTTCATCCCGCCCGCCAATCTTTTCCTGACCGGGACCAATCCGGGCGCCCTGCTGGAAGAACTGTGCGAGCTGGGTCAGTACCACGTCATCATGCACACCGACAGCATTCCGTCCCTGGATGATCTGGACCCGGAACAATGCCACGTCTGGTGGGACGTGATCCTGACCACGGTCCATGGCGAGGACGCCATCCGCGACGTGTTCATCTTCGTGGAGGAGGACAGCGACCTGACCATCCAGGAAGTCGGCTCCTGCCAGACCATCGACGAGGAGTCCTACAAACTCATCGGCCAAATCCTGCTGGAAAAACAGGACGTTTCCAAGGACGATCTGGAGCGCATCCTCCTTGAACGCAAACCCATCGGCCAGCTTCTGTCCGAAGCCGGATTGGTCAGTCCGAGCCAGGTCGAGGCCGCCCTGGCCGAACAGCAGGCCGTGCGCCGCTTGCAAGCCCAGCCCCAGCAGGCCGAAACCCAGGCCTCCAGCATCCGGGTACCGGCGAACAAACTGGACTATCTGGTCGATCTGGTCGGGGAGCTGGTCACGGCCCAGGCCAGATTGACCCAATTCGCCGGCGAGCACGCCAACCCGCACCTGCAGGCCATTTCCGAGGAAATCGAACGTCTGTCCGACGAATTGCGCGACAGCACCCTGGGTATCCGCATGCTGCCCATCGGCACCACGTTCAGCCGTTTCAAACGTCTGGTGCGCGATTTGTCCCAGGAACTGGGCAAGCACATCGTGCTCGACACCCTTGGGGCGGAAACGGAGTTGGACAAAACCGTCATCGAACGCCTGAGCGATCCCCTGGTCCATTTGCTGCGCAACAGCATCGATCATGGAATAGAACTCCCGGACCTCCGCACGGCCAGAGGCAAGCACCCCGAGGGACGCATCGAGCTTTCGGCCGAGCATTCCGGTGGCGAGGTCCTGATCCGCATCACCGACGACGGCCAGGGCATCGACCCGGACCGCGTCCGGGCCAAGGCCGTGGAAAAAGGGCTGATCGCCGCCGACGCCATCATCCCGGACAAGGACGCCCTGCTGCTCATTTTCGCGCCGGGCTTTTCCACCGCCGAAAAGGTCACCAATGTCTCGGGCCGGGGCGTGGGCATGGACGTGGTCAAGCGCAATATCGACGCCCTGCGCGGCCGGGTCGGCATCGAAAGCGAGGTCGGACGC includes:
- a CDS encoding chemotaxis protein CheW yields the protein DFIKAMGKQNEEFIMILDIAKVFSAQELSLIHDPEMAEPN
- a CDS encoding methyl-accepting chemotaxis protein, which gives rise to MPHATDTPSDPRQALNRCAGLLDPLLPRLARVIKDREEDFLGLGAGIFQINAAIGRFSTEASGLATSVGAGGVGRALTELGAESAQAREIFSSVTMDGNLEGMDQALVLIKELDQAMGEFHRLVKTLKVLGITTRIESARLGSAGQGFTTLADDVESLAAKIVHYAETIRGHSRLLLTQVGTAQAQTVTHMRGHAQTVRTMFDNLFASISELEAMRGRSANLVDELAQGSRLVAESMGQIIASMQFHDITRQQVEHVEEILAQAVREIQDLDESTDPRGLASWVRDVLRLQAPQLRQARDMFHNAVTGLMASMSIIGQKIEALEDRITALAYGADDQGQSILDTIRANIAQVIEAMRQAGDQASSTGAIMAEVAGTVSQVAAFVADIEEVGAEIELIAINASVKAAHTGDQGRALGVLAVAIQRLSVDARQHTAIVTEKLTAISRAASRLNDLAQSADVGDLVAELNDKFSGLLDALAGLDSDMKNGVLRLSEMTGSLTTQIREATGSIHVHTLVGEELDALEAEIAAMGEHFTAFKDELDAASQPEKLKEQLSRYTMDSERLVHLAVIGHESGTEDAVQGDDVELFDDVELFDDNIELFDGVELFDETPPPTAPTPPVTETPAQTAAVEVEEDLGDNVELF
- a CDS encoding STAS domain-containing protein, producing MFTCTHGGTEAAPIITLANDLTLEHCREIHAELKRAFPARELRLDLSASEKSDASFLQLLHALIRHAGATQTRLLLIAPLPDHLVSLAATVGASGLIKDISTHIEEPQ
- a CDS encoding response regulator; the protein is MSKIIMTVDDSASVRQMVCLTLKDAGYTIIEACDGKDALAKLTGPVDMIVTDLNMPNMDGIELIRSVRGMAPYKFVPIIMLTTESQANKKEEGKAAGATGWIVKPFKPEQLLAVAKKLLR
- a CDS encoding chemotaxis protein CheA, with the protein product MSREEQNRLAFKEEALELLGELESSLLELETDPHDDEIINRVFRAMHTIKGSGAMFGFEDIATFTHEVETVFDLVRNGQMTVSKELLDLTLLARDHILAMLEGQDEHLGEQAERVITGLKILCPRLEETAPARSSEDREQPSDTDAPCPSTWRVRFIPPANLFLTGTNPGALLEELCELGQYHVIMHTDSIPSLDDLDPEQCHVWWDVILTTVHGEDAIRDVFIFVEEDSDLTIQEVGSCQTIDEESYKLIGQILLEKQDVSKDDLERILLERKPIGQLLSEAGLVSPSQVEAALAEQQAVRRLQAQPQQAETQASSIRVPANKLDYLVDLVGELVTAQARLTQFAGEHANPHLQAISEEIERLSDELRDSTLGIRMLPIGTTFSRFKRLVRDLSQELGKHIVLDTLGAETELDKTVIERLSDPLVHLLRNSIDHGIELPDLRTARGKHPEGRIELSAEHSGGEVLIRITDDGQGIDPDRVRAKAVEKGLIAADAIIPDKDALLLIFAPGFSTAEKVTNVSGRGVGMDVVKRNIDALRGRVGIESEVGRGTTVTVRIPLTLAIIDGLQVQAGDSYFVMPLSAVEECVELIRANDEDRKAFINLRGQVVPYISLRQRFDIPGEAPGIEQVVVTNTQGQRVGIVVDHVIGEHQTVIKSLGKVYQDVRGISGATIKGDGSMALILDIPSLIA